In Solanum lycopersicum chromosome 3, SLM_r2.1, the genomic stretch GAGGTTGGCAGTGATAGGTTTGAGGAAAGGTAGAGGTAGATCGAGGAAGAATTGGGGGATGTGATTATACAATAGATGAAACATCTTCAACTAATAAGGACATGACTTCAAATAGGGATCATGGAGGATCAGGGTAGACTGGTAGTAGGTGGTTGAGcattttctctcttcctcgtggTTGAGCAGTGTTCCGGTCTGGAGTATCTATTGGTTTCCTTACCACTATTATCCAACCTTCCCAATTTGacacagagtttaagaaaaagaaaaggaagactTTAGAAACTTGTGGTTTAAAACAATCCTTAGATATTTATTTGATGGTAAATCAATTTGTTAGGggtaaaagggaaattttaaagttgttatttctaataatacaaaagtgacattttttttGAGGAAGCACTAAAAAGTCAagtgtgtcacataaattgggacaaaGGGAGTGTTATTTTGGTAGCATACCTTGTTCTTCATTTTGTTTCTATTGTTGTTTCTTTTACTTTTGTTAtctctaataattttattgtcaatatttttcttttttcaatattttcataataGCATTGCATTTCTTTCAAACCATGTTCtgaaaatagatttttcttGGGAACCATGGATTTTTATCTGTAATTTGCAACCTTTGATGCAGTTAACAAATTCTCTCCAAGAGGCCACCTCAAGAAGCAACTTAGCATCTAGACAGCTAGCTTCTTCTGCTGGATCAAACACTTCAAAGTTCTAGTCTTCGAAGACCATCTTCTTCAGGTGGCTATGGTATATACATTCTTTTCAACTTCCTATGCTAATAGAATAGTGTGCTACCATAGACTGAAGACATAAGTATATTTTCAAAAACTGATTAGAGTAGCAATATTTGTGTTGTTCTTTTATGGCTTTAAGTCTTAGATGATCTGTCTTGTTGGCCTTCTTGTTCTCTTATCCTTTTTGGATCTTCTCAACTTTAAaacattgctcttggacagagTCTCTTGGGTAATCTGTGTCCCTTGATGCTGAACATAGAAGGTCGAGGGTAGATAATAGATCTCAAGTATAAAGTTATTAATTTGTAATCTAAACTGTGATGTCTAAAGCTCAGATACATTTGAGATGAattgttggaattaatgcatcaatgtttagtcttccaaaattgtttcttagtttttcaagaagtctttttagaATTTCATAGTACAtatatctagtaaattgtgatacatgtatttagttatttgtgcaagactttttgttttctgttttgagtagtataaatagtgatgtagttgatgattgtgaTCATCTCAATTGGActtaagtagcctataataaacttgagctttctctaaagatattattttccttccatatttcctacaaattggtatcaagaGCAGGTTTTCGTTCTTAATCTGGggttaggtgaagaaaaaaaatatgcattcaaaataaatgaaggTGCTGATTTTTCAGTTGTTCTTACTccatttttttatgaaactgattttgaatactgaaagataagaatgagaacacaTTTGAAAGCTGAAGATTTGTGGACTATTGTTGCAAATGACTTTGAAGAGCCAGATACATTTGAGATGAATTATACCATTAGCATATCAGATAGTGTTTTGATGAGCCATCAACTAGTGTAGTTCCATAGAACAACTGAGCCACTCATGTTATGGAAAATTCAATCGTTTTATGctttttattattgttactaatttttctcatatattaataacaaaatatacttgaaaaagaaaaaaacatttaatttagAGTATCTCGAAATTTCAAAGTTGTACTAGAGAAGGGAAAGTGGTCAAAGAGTTCACATTTGAAGACTTTGTCTAccatttgattttataatttgcCAAAGTCGTCGTTTGTATTCGGCTAATAATTAGGCCTACAAAGACAAAAACACCATAAGAAGAACGGAGTGATAAGAAATCTCTCAATTACGAATTTTTATGATTACATTTCTTAAATTGTAATGATAGTCCAATTTAATTACATGGTATACCCTTTATATGTTTATGTCTAACGAGGACATaagttcttcaaaaaaaaagaaagatcaaatatatctttaaaactaTTCAAAATGAGTCACTTATATTCTGTCCTTTATTTTGTCTTAAAAATACGCTCGTTGTTATGTTTTGGGATCAAATATGCTCTCCAACTAGCAAACAAGTTCAAAAATACTTTGTCACTAACTGGTGCTccgaagtaaaaaaaaattaattttgtctttTGAACTATTCGAAACAagaactttatttttttgtttttgggtcAAACAGCTGATATGCTAATTGATGAATCTCACCTTCGTTTTTATTTTGCCCGACTTtggcataaatttttatttaaatagaaatagtttgaccaaaatttaaaatcataaaattcattttgagaaaaaagCATGTACTTAATTATGGGAAAAAATGAGCTTTAACGATTACACGACATCTCCATTGAATTCCCAATActttttcctaatttgtttttgttaccaaactttaaatttaacctAATCCttctgcaaaaaaaataaaataaaatctggAAACCTAATTTCCAGGAAGTTTACCTGAAGAGGACAATTCAATTTTAAGCACTAGAGAAGTTGAATGACCACAAATTATGCGCACTCTTTTAAGTCATGTAGAAGAACAAAGCACACTGAGCTGCCTTCATAATTGACCAATTGCTCCAACATACAAGATTTTCTACTAACATTAGGACTAATGTTACACATCTTACCTAACAAAGTAGAAAACAACTTACACAACTAATGTGActcagaaaataaaaataaaaatcacttttcaaaattatttacatttttCACTTTAGCGTCAAAGAATGGAACAATGCAATAAGTAATTTATCAGGACACTCTGCAGACTTTAAAATCCATTAATATATGTCCAATTTTTATTGTagttttctatattttctaGTCTACCTTTAAGTAGTACTAGGAGAATCTTTTATGTCCCTTTCTATATTTTCTAGTGTGCCTTAAAATACTCAACTTGTCAATGTCATGAAAAATCAtacaaacaaactaaaattgGAGAATAAATTTAATAGTATTAGACCAGTGTCTTTTGCTACCAACTTTACATTTGtcttcttactttcttaaatgATTCTCCCAAAGAATTCTCACTTTTATGCTATGAAGAAGAAGTATACTGTTGTACTATCTTTACTGACCTTTTTCTCTTTGATACTACCTTATGTTCTTTGCTCATCAAAAATTCAGGTGAAAGGGAATGAAACAGACAAAATGTCACTGCTAGCATTCAAGAATATGATCATTGATGACCCTTTCAAGATCATGGACTCCTGGAATGAAACTATACATTTCTGTGACTGGCCTGGGGTCTCATGTGGTAACCGTCATTGCCGAGTTACAGTTTTAAATCTTACTTCTCTGAAATTGAGGGGTTCTCTGTCACCAAGCATTGGTAACCTGAGCTTTCTTAATGTCCTTAAGCTTCAAAATAATAGTTTTTCAGGTGAAATCCCATCAGAGATTGGCTACTTACATAAGTTAAACGTTTTACGCCTTGATAATAACTCGTTCACTGGTCATATTCCTTCAAACATTTCTGGTTGCTTCAATCTTGTTTCTGTTGGTCTTTCGTATAATATGATGGTAGGCGAAATTCCAGCAGAATTAGGCACATTGTTGAGACTCAAACAACTTTCTCTTGTTTCTAACTCTTTGACAGGAGGAATTCCGCCTTCGTTTGGTAatctttctttacttgatacctTTTCTGCAAGCAAGAATAATTTGTTAGGGAAAATACCTGATGAATTATGTCAATTACTCAACTTAAAGTACTTTGTAGTGAATGAAAACAACTTGAGTAGTACCCTGCCTCCTTGTCTTTTCAATCTTTCCTCTATCGTGGCCATCGATGTTGGAACAAACCATTTAGAAGGACAATTGCCTCCATTGCTTGGTATTACTCTTCCTAAGTTAGAGTTCCTTAGCATTTATAGAAACAATGTAACTGGAAATATTCCGGGGACATTGTCAAATGCTACAAATCTTCAGTCTCTTATTGCTGGTAGAAATGGACTCACAGGAAAAGTACCACCCCTTGGAAATTTGCTGAAAATGAGGAGATTTTTAGTTGCTTTCAATGATCTTGGCAAGGAGGAGGCGGATGACCTTAGTTTTCTCTCCACATTGGTGAATGCCACCAACTTGGAGCTTGTGGAGCTCAATACAAATAATTTTGGTGGAGTCTTACCTGCATCTGTTAGTAATCTTTCGACTGAGCTTATAGAGCTTTCGTTGTCTTATAATCAAGTTTCTGGAGAAATCCCAAGAGGGATATCCAATCTCAAGAAGCTTCAGGCTTTCTTTGTAGCTTACAACAGATTTATCGGTGAAATTCCTTCTGAAATTGGTGATCTTATGTATTTGCAAGAGCTGGCTTTACTTGGAAATCAGTTCTCTGGCCAAATTCCAATCTCATTGGGAAATTTAGCTTCTTTAACCAAACTCACTTTAAGAGAAAACAATCTCCAGGGGAGAATTCCTTCCAGTTTAGGCAAATGCGACAAGTTGGAACTGTTGGATCTTGGTTCAAATAACCTTAGTGGTTTCATACCATCAGAAATTCTTGAACTCTCATCATTGTCGGAGGGCGTGGACCTATCTCAGAACCACTTAACTGGTTTCCTTCCGATGGGAATTGGGAAGTTGAGAAATCTAGGCTACTTAAACCTGTCTTATAACAAGTTGCAGGGCCAGATTCCTACCACTATAGGTACTTGTGTGAAACTTGAAGCACTAGACTTAAACAACAACAACTTTCAGGGTAGTATTCCTTCAACCATGAATAATTTGCGAGGCCTGGAATTTTTAGTCCTTTCTCACAACAATCTGTCAGGTGGAATCCCGGGATTCTTGAAGGACTTCAAATTTCTTCAGATTTTAAATCTGTCTAGCAATAATTTGGAAGGTGCTGTCCCAACTGGAGGTATCTTTAGTAATGCTA encodes the following:
- the LOC101257348 gene encoding probable LRR receptor-like serine/threonine-protein kinase At3g47570 isoform X1, with the translated sequence MILPKNSHFYAMKKKYTVVLSLLTFFSLILPYVLCSSKIQVKGNETDKMSLLAFKNMIIDDPFKIMDSWNETIHFCDWPGVSCGNRHCRVTVLNLTSLKLRGSLSPSIGNLSFLNVLKLQNNSFSGEIPSEIGYLHKLNVLRLDNNSFTGHIPSNISGCFNLVSVGLSYNMMVGEIPAELGTLLRLKQLSLVSNSLTGGIPPSFGNLSLLDTFSASKNNLLGKIPDELCQLLNLKYFVVNENNLSSTLPPCLFNLSSIVAIDVGTNHLEGQLPPLLGITLPKLEFLSIYRNNVTGNIPGTLSNATNLQSLIAGRNGLTGKVPPLGNLLKMRRFLVAFNDLGKEEADDLSFLSTLVNATNLELVELNTNNFGGVLPASVSNLSTELIELSLSYNQVSGEIPRGISNLKKLQAFFVAYNRFIGEIPSEIGDLMYLQELALLGNQFSGQIPISLGNLASLTKLTLRENNLQGRIPSSLGKCDKLELLDLGSNNLSGFIPSEILELSSLSEGVDLSQNHLTGFLPMGIGKLRNLGYLNLSYNKLQGQIPTTIGTCVKLEALDLNNNNFQGSIPSTMNNLRGLEFLVLSHNNLSGGIPGFLKDFKFLQILNLSSNNLEGAVPTGGIFSNATAVSIIGNKNLCGGVPELDLPVCIVGVKKERKSGFPLKKVIPVVSGLIGLTLIVCFLGIRQFSRLRKTTPTDIPENSTLRISYQCLLRETDRFSASNLLGMGAFGSVYKGISEHDGTVFAVKVLDLSHHAASRSFLAECEVLKNIRHRNLVKVLSACSGIDYEGNEFKAIVYEYMDKGNLQDWLHFTPQENSEPQEEHKKLGFIQRLNIAIDVACALDYLHNDCQPPIIHRDLKPSNILLDENMTAHVGDFGLARFVPPEIPNSSENSKSLTGVGGTIGYTPPELGMGSDASTYGDGYSFGILLLEMFTGRKPTDEMFKDNLNLHNYANAALPDRVMHITDPILLQERDELEMEYKLHDNTSSAGDIFLSFLINVIQIGVSCSAESLKERKRISDVVRELNSLRKLFLEQAYRKKKL
- the LOC101257348 gene encoding probable LRR receptor-like serine/threonine-protein kinase At3g47570 isoform X2, which gives rise to MVKGNETDKMSLLAFKNMIIDDPFKIMDSWNETIHFCDWPGVSCGNRHCRVTVLNLTSLKLRGSLSPSIGNLSFLNVLKLQNNSFSGEIPSEIGYLHKLNVLRLDNNSFTGHIPSNISGCFNLVSVGLSYNMMVGEIPAELGTLLRLKQLSLVSNSLTGGIPPSFGNLSLLDTFSASKNNLLGKIPDELCQLLNLKYFVVNENNLSSTLPPCLFNLSSIVAIDVGTNHLEGQLPPLLGITLPKLEFLSIYRNNVTGNIPGTLSNATNLQSLIAGRNGLTGKVPPLGNLLKMRRFLVAFNDLGKEEADDLSFLSTLVNATNLELVELNTNNFGGVLPASVSNLSTELIELSLSYNQVSGEIPRGISNLKKLQAFFVAYNRFIGEIPSEIGDLMYLQELALLGNQFSGQIPISLGNLASLTKLTLRENNLQGRIPSSLGKCDKLELLDLGSNNLSGFIPSEILELSSLSEGVDLSQNHLTGFLPMGIGKLRNLGYLNLSYNKLQGQIPTTIGTCVKLEALDLNNNNFQGSIPSTMNNLRGLEFLVLSHNNLSGGIPGFLKDFKFLQILNLSSNNLEGAVPTGGIFSNATAVSIIGNKNLCGGVPELDLPVCIVGVKKERKSGFPLKKVIPVVSGLIGLTLIVCFLGIRQFSRLRKTTPTDIPENSTLRISYQCLLRETDRFSASNLLGMGAFGSVYKGISEHDGTVFAVKVLDLSHHAASRSFLAECEVLKNIRHRNLVKVLSACSGIDYEGNEFKAIVYEYMDKGNLQDWLHFTPQENSEPQEEHKKLGFIQRLNIAIDVACALDYLHNDCQPPIIHRDLKPSNILLDENMTAHVGDFGLARFVPPEIPNSSENSKSLTGVGGTIGYTPPELGMGSDASTYGDGYSFGILLLEMFTGRKPTDEMFKDNLNLHNYANAALPDRVMHITDPILLQERDELEMEYKLHDNTSSAGDIFLSFLINVIQIGVSCSAESLKERKRISDVVRELNSLRKLFLEQAYRKKKL